One Nostoc punctiforme PCC 73102 DNA window includes the following coding sequences:
- the lhgO gene encoding L-2-hydroxyglutarate oxidase yields MYDFAIIGGGIVGLSTALALGKRYPNARILVLEKESQWAFHQTGNNSGVIHSGIYYKPGSFKAKFCRDGSRSMVEFCQEHGIEHEVCGKVIVATEEQELPRLENLYQRGLDNGIEVKRISPEEVREIEPHVKCVGGLRVFSTGIVNYKQVCLKYAQLIQQQGGDLHLNTKVLKISPSGKNQVLETNKGNFATRFVINCTGLHSDRTAKLGKVEPQAKIVPFRGEYYELTPEKRYLVKTLIYPVPNPDFPFLGVHFTRMIDGSVHAGPNAVLSLKREGYKKTDFDLRDFLEVVTYPGFWKLAAKHADEGIQEIIRSFSKAAFTRSLQKLIPEVQAEDLVPTHAGVRAQALMNDGKLVDDFLIVSGQNSIHVCNAPSPAATSSLEIGKALVAEIPQPSHLDIAVTA; encoded by the coding sequence ATGTATGATTTTGCGATTATAGGTGGGGGAATAGTTGGACTCTCTACAGCATTGGCTTTAGGAAAACGCTATCCCAATGCGCGTATTTTAGTACTAGAAAAAGAGAGTCAATGGGCATTTCACCAAACCGGCAATAATAGCGGGGTAATTCATTCTGGTATTTACTACAAACCAGGGAGTTTCAAAGCTAAATTTTGTCGTGATGGTTCTCGCTCTATGGTAGAATTTTGCCAAGAGCATGGAATAGAACATGAAGTTTGTGGTAAAGTCATTGTTGCAACAGAAGAACAAGAACTACCACGTCTAGAAAATCTCTACCAACGCGGCTTAGACAATGGTATAGAAGTTAAGAGAATCAGCCCCGAAGAAGTCAGGGAAATTGAACCTCACGTAAAATGCGTAGGTGGGCTTCGGGTATTCTCAACTGGGATTGTTAATTACAAGCAAGTTTGTTTGAAATATGCCCAGCTAATTCAACAACAGGGCGGAGATTTGCATCTCAATACAAAAGTTCTGAAAATCTCCCCAAGTGGTAAAAATCAGGTACTAGAAACAAACAAAGGTAACTTTGCAACCCGCTTTGTAATTAATTGTACGGGATTGCATAGCGATCGCACCGCCAAACTAGGTAAAGTTGAACCTCAAGCCAAAATCGTCCCATTCCGGGGAGAATACTACGAACTCACTCCAGAAAAACGCTATCTCGTCAAAACACTAATTTACCCAGTTCCCAATCCCGATTTTCCCTTCCTGGGTGTCCACTTTACCCGGATGATTGATGGTAGCGTTCACGCAGGACCAAATGCGGTTCTATCCCTCAAACGCGAAGGTTACAAAAAAACCGACTTTGACTTACGAGATTTTCTTGAAGTCGTCACCTATCCTGGTTTCTGGAAATTGGCAGCCAAACACGCTGATGAAGGCATCCAAGAAATCATTCGTTCCTTTAGTAAAGCAGCCTTCACCAGAAGTTTGCAAAAACTAATTCCCGAAGTCCAAGCAGAAGACTTAGTTCCCACCCACGCAGGAGTTCGCGCTCAAGCCTTAATGAACGACGGCAAACTTGTAGACGACTTTTTGATTGTTTCCGGTCAAAACTCCATCCATGTTTGCAATGCTCCTTCTCCAGCGGCCACATCTTCTCTAGAAATCGGCAAAGCGCTTGTAGCAGAAATTCCCCAACCCTCGCATCTAGATATTGCAGTAACTGCATAG
- a CDS encoding vWA domain-containing protein encodes MHDTLRLDEVVEFAENPEPRCPCVLLLDTSGSMQGDPIEALNQGLLSLKDELVKNSLAARRVEVAIVTFDSNVNVVQDFVTADQFNPPILTAQGLTTMGAGIHKALDIIQDRKSQYRTNGIAYYRPWVFMITDGEPQGELENVVEQASVRLQGDEANKRVAFFTVGVENANMTRLNQITVRTPLKLKGLNFIEMFVWLSTSMSAVSHSQVDEQVALPPIGWGTV; translated from the coding sequence ATGCATGATACATTAAGACTTGATGAAGTAGTAGAATTTGCTGAGAACCCAGAACCACGTTGTCCTTGTGTACTTTTACTAGATACATCTGGCTCGATGCAAGGAGATCCGATTGAGGCTTTAAATCAGGGTTTGCTCAGTCTAAAGGATGAATTAGTCAAAAATTCCTTAGCCGCAAGACGGGTGGAAGTGGCGATCGTCACTTTTGATAGTAATGTCAATGTAGTACAAGACTTTGTGACTGCCGATCAATTTAATCCACCCATTTTAACGGCACAGGGCTTGACTACAATGGGTGCAGGCATTCATAAAGCTTTGGACATAATTCAAGATCGGAAATCTCAGTATCGTACCAATGGGATTGCTTATTATCGTCCTTGGGTATTCATGATTACCGATGGAGAACCCCAAGGTGAGTTAGAGAATGTAGTGGAGCAAGCATCTGTGCGCTTACAGGGAGACGAGGCGAACAAGCGTGTAGCATTCTTTACAGTTGGTGTAGAAAATGCGAATATGACACGTTTAAATCAAATAACTGTGCGTACACCTTTGAAGCTCAAAGGACTAAATTTCATCGAGATGTTTGTCTGGCTATCAACTAGTATGTCGGCTGTTTCTCATTCGCAGGTAGACGAACAGGTAGCACTACCGCCGATTGGTTGGGGGACTGTTTAA
- a CDS encoding response regulator, whose translation MNNSGAFTKLRPLSLLRQLSNCFDSTCLQALSNSVRWSIYLEQGKITYATHSVEPFDRLERHLRRLSHQIPLLTSEVRVQVRLMFEPDSHNQLLEYDSNSRSHPPEYQAISWLVSQQHLHSTQAVVLIQELVKEVIESFLLIKEGIYELTEPLERMPRICRLDVEKILERCQGRLQNWQAFVPQISSPYQRPYLLINSKIEEKDLPKLQPDLINWMKGFSLCHLATILNQDEIQLARNLYPYILNGAIILHEPDPPYDKLPKLFEEQSLLSKLIPEIENTTKELNSTINSYPDIAEENISPVSGLPQISLPPQEDFQEPTLSNNINLASQKVTAATVTTQKVHKIVSVDDSPTILKEISRFLENENFSVVTINDPVKAVLSIIRHKPDLILLDLNMLGIDGYELCRIIRNNSIFQRTPIIFVTGNKGIVDKVKAKLVGASGYLTKPFTRAELLKIVFMHLT comes from the coding sequence ATGAATAACTCAGGTGCATTCACCAAACTACGCCCTCTAAGTTTGTTAAGACAGTTATCCAATTGCTTTGATAGTACTTGTTTACAAGCATTAAGTAACTCAGTTCGTTGGTCAATTTACTTAGAACAGGGCAAAATAACTTACGCAACTCATTCAGTGGAGCCTTTTGATCGACTAGAACGCCATTTGCGCCGCCTCAGCCATCAAATTCCCCTGCTTACTAGCGAGGTGCGGGTTCAAGTCCGTCTGATGTTTGAACCTGACTCACACAATCAGTTACTCGAATATGACAGCAATTCCAGAAGCCACCCTCCTGAATATCAGGCGATATCCTGGCTTGTTAGTCAACAACATCTACATTCTACACAAGCAGTAGTGCTGATTCAAGAATTAGTTAAAGAGGTGATTGAATCATTTTTGCTCATTAAAGAAGGTATTTATGAATTAACAGAACCGCTTGAGAGAATGCCAAGAATTTGTAGGCTAGATGTAGAAAAAATTCTAGAACGTTGTCAAGGAAGATTACAGAATTGGCAAGCTTTTGTTCCGCAAATCTCTTCTCCATATCAACGTCCATATCTGTTGATTAACAGCAAAATTGAGGAAAAAGATTTACCAAAGCTTCAGCCAGATTTGATTAATTGGATGAAGGGTTTCAGCTTGTGTCATCTGGCAACAATTTTGAATCAAGATGAAATTCAATTGGCTCGCAATTTATACCCTTACATACTTAATGGTGCGATTATCTTGCATGAGCCAGATCCACCTTATGATAAATTACCAAAGCTATTTGAAGAGCAATCGCTTTTATCAAAATTAATTCCAGAGATAGAAAATACCACAAAAGAGCTAAATAGCACCATCAACTCTTACCCTGATATTGCTGAAGAGAATATATCTCCTGTTTCAGGATTACCACAGATTTCTCTTCCTCCCCAAGAAGACTTTCAGGAACCAACACTATCAAATAACATAAATCTTGCTTCCCAAAAAGTAACAGCTGCTACTGTAACGACACAAAAAGTCCACAAAATCGTTTCTGTAGATGATAGCCCCACAATTCTCAAAGAAATTAGCCGTTTCTTAGAAAATGAAAATTTCTCTGTAGTGACTATTAACGATCCAGTAAAAGCCGTTTTATCAATTATAAGGCACAAACCAGACTTAATTTTGTTGGATTTAAATATGCTAGGAATAGATGGTTATGAGTTGTGCCGAATTATACGAAATAATTCGATATTTCAAAGAACTCCTATTATTTTTGTTACTGGTAATAAAGGAATTGTAGATAAAGTAAAAGCCAAATTGGTCGGGGCATCTGGATATCTGACTAAACCGTTTACTCGTGCCGAATTACTTAAAATAGTCTTCATGCATTTGACTTAA
- the pheT gene encoding phenylalanine--tRNA ligase subunit beta: MRISLNWLRELVEIKLSPEELAETLTMAGFEVEDIEDRRTWANGVVVGKVLERQPHPNADKLSVCQVDIGAGETLNIVCGAANVKADIYVPIATTGTYLPNIDLKIKPAKLRGVPSQGMICSLKELGLPTDVDGIHIFTQENLPLGSDVRPLLGLDDVILDLTATANRADALSMVGVAREVAALTGGKLSIPEPSEVSISKNTGNLTLKIADTQACPAYIGTVIEQVKIASSPEWLQQRLRAAGVRPISNVVDITNYVLLEWGQPLHAFDRDRLKSVAGSENLSIGVRFANNGESLKTLDGQTRTLASQNLLITANDRPVALAGVMGGEETEVYEGTQSLVLEAALFDSVAIRRSSRSAGLRSEASGRYERGVNRAELEIANRRALSLISELASGILVQQEIADTRPDPSTWSRSIALRLDRVNQILGPIDLGEDTGELQGQDVERILTALGCQLTPSVEDSNHQPTWSVSVPPYRYRDLEREIDLIEEIARLYGYNRFCDTLPEKSEGGYLPLDEELIRKLRAFLRAEGLTELIHYSLVKPGEDRQIVLSNPLFAEYSALRNDLLSGLIDAFQYNLEQGNGSLNGFEIGQIFWREEDGLQETEALAGIIGGDRTVGKWSKSGREEPITWFEAKGILESVFRQLALQVEFQPDCRDNRLHPGRTASLWIRGNRLGIFGQLHPQLRREKGLPDSVYVFQLNLDVLLDSLGEDEVLVPTFQPYSTYPASDRDIAFFAPVKISVSEIEKVITKAGKDLLESVELFDEYRGENVPEGQRSLAFRLIYRASDRTLTEAEVEPVHNKVREALVEKFGVNLRS; the protein is encoded by the coding sequence ATGCGTATTTCTCTAAATTGGCTGCGCGAACTAGTAGAGATAAAACTAAGTCCAGAAGAATTAGCCGAAACCCTGACAATGGCGGGGTTTGAGGTTGAAGATATTGAAGATCGCCGCACTTGGGCAAATGGCGTGGTTGTAGGGAAAGTGCTTGAGCGTCAACCCCACCCCAACGCCGATAAATTAAGTGTTTGCCAAGTCGATATCGGTGCAGGTGAAACTTTAAATATTGTCTGTGGTGCTGCCAATGTGAAGGCAGATATCTATGTACCGATCGCAACTACGGGTACTTACTTACCCAACATCGATTTAAAAATTAAACCTGCAAAACTTCGTGGTGTCCCTTCTCAGGGCATGATTTGTTCTTTAAAGGAACTCGGTTTGCCCACCGATGTAGACGGAATTCATATTTTTACCCAGGAAAATTTACCATTAGGTAGTGATGTACGTCCTTTGTTGGGTCTAGATGATGTAATTTTAGACCTGACTGCAACTGCCAATCGCGCTGATGCTCTCAGTATGGTAGGTGTAGCCAGAGAAGTAGCAGCTTTAACTGGTGGAAAATTGAGCATCCCTGAACCTAGTGAAGTTTCTATTAGCAAAAATACTGGAAATTTAACTTTAAAAATTGCTGATACACAAGCTTGTCCTGCATACATCGGTACGGTAATCGAACAGGTAAAAATTGCTTCATCTCCCGAATGGTTGCAACAGCGTTTGCGTGCGGCTGGGGTGCGTCCTATAAGTAATGTGGTGGATATTACTAACTACGTTTTGTTGGAATGGGGACAACCATTGCACGCCTTTGACCGCGATCGCTTAAAATCAGTTGCAGGTAGCGAAAATTTAAGCATCGGCGTTCGTTTCGCTAATAATGGCGAATCTCTCAAAACCCTAGATGGACAAACTCGCACCCTAGCATCCCAAAATTTGTTAATTACCGCTAACGATAGGCCCGTTGCATTGGCGGGAGTCATGGGTGGGGAAGAAACGGAAGTCTATGAAGGGACTCAAAGCCTAGTTTTAGAAGCAGCTTTATTTGATTCTGTGGCAATTCGCCGTTCTTCGCGCAGTGCAGGCTTAAGAAGTGAGGCTTCTGGGAGATATGAACGGGGAGTTAACCGCGCTGAGTTGGAAATAGCTAATCGCCGCGCTTTATCCTTAATTAGCGAATTAGCGAGTGGAATTCTTGTCCAGCAGGAAATTGCCGACACTCGCCCCGATCCTTCTACCTGGAGTCGTTCGATCGCACTGCGTTTAGACCGAGTTAATCAGATACTAGGGCCAATCGATTTGGGAGAGGACACAGGTGAACTCCAAGGACAAGATGTTGAGCGCATCCTGACTGCACTAGGATGTCAGTTGACTCCTTCAGTTGAAGATAGCAACCATCAACCTACATGGTCAGTTTCTGTCCCACCCTATCGTTACCGCGACTTAGAGCGAGAAATTGATTTAATTGAAGAAATCGCCCGTCTCTATGGTTACAACAGATTCTGCGATACTTTACCAGAAAAATCGGAAGGTGGTTATCTGCCTTTAGACGAGGAACTGATTCGCAAGTTACGGGCTTTCCTCCGGGCTGAAGGATTGACAGAATTAATCCACTATTCTTTAGTCAAACCAGGAGAAGACAGACAGATAGTACTGTCAAATCCTTTATTTGCCGAATATTCAGCGCTGCGAAACGATTTGCTATCTGGGTTGATTGATGCCTTTCAATACAATTTAGAGCAGGGTAATGGTTCCCTGAACGGCTTTGAAATAGGGCAAATTTTCTGGCGAGAAGAAGACGGTTTGCAAGAAACAGAAGCCTTAGCTGGGATTATAGGAGGCGATCGCACCGTTGGCAAATGGTCAAAAAGTGGACGCGAAGAACCCATCACCTGGTTTGAAGCCAAAGGCATTTTAGAAAGTGTATTTCGGCAACTTGCCTTGCAGGTAGAATTCCAACCCGATTGCCGAGATAATCGCTTACATCCAGGACGCACCGCTTCCCTGTGGATTCGGGGTAACAGGCTAGGTATTTTTGGACAACTCCATCCCCAATTGCGACGAGAAAAAGGTTTACCAGATTCCGTTTATGTTTTCCAGTTAAATCTAGATGTGCTTTTAGATTCTCTGGGAGAAGATGAAGTTCTGGTGCCAACATTCCAGCCTTATTCTACCTATCCAGCGAGCGATCGCGACATCGCCTTTTTCGCACCCGTGAAAATCTCAGTTTCCGAAATTGAAAAAGTAATTACCAAAGCAGGTAAAGATTTGCTCGAATCTGTGGAATTATTTGATGAATATCGCGGTGAAAACGTCCCCGAAGGGCAGCGGAGTTTAGCATTCCGCTTAATTTATCGGGCTAGCGATCGTACTCTTACTGAGGCAGAAGTCGAACCAGTACACAATAAAGTCCGCGAAGCCTTGGTGGAAAAATTTGGTGTAAATCTCAGAAGTTAG
- a CDS encoding YciI family protein: MPKYVLWGTYCEDVLEKRTAHRQAHLDGLAKQKESGVLITIGPTKDVTKVFGIYEAEDEATVRQLIENDPYWKNGIWTEYSVKEWIQAF; the protein is encoded by the coding sequence ATGCCTAAATATGTACTCTGGGGAACTTACTGCGAAGACGTTCTCGAAAAACGCACCGCCCACCGCCAAGCTCATTTAGACGGATTAGCAAAACAGAAAGAATCCGGTGTGCTGATTACTATTGGCCCCACCAAGGATGTCACAAAAGTTTTTGGGATTTACGAAGCCGAAGACGAAGCCACTGTGCGCCAGTTGATTGAAAACGATCCTTACTGGAAAAATGGCATCTGGACTGAATATTCTGTCAAAGAATGGATTCAGGCTTTTTAA
- a CDS encoding tetratricopeptide repeat protein, whose translation MQVLRCSPRKEILSLNVSLGRGGEACVYAVPSDNDLVAKIYHKPTTAHADKLQAMLANPPENPTASLGHISIAWPEDLLRTPDGKNSILGFLMPRIQGMRPIIDFYNPRTRRQHCPLFNYQYLLRTARNLAAAIAALHASGYCIGDVNESNILVSDTALVTLIDTDSFQVLDPNSNVVYRCPVGKPEFTPPELQNKTFAQHDREISHDLFGLAVLVFQLLMEGTHPFSGIFQGSIEPPPYEARIASGHFTYSQKRYVPYLPTPIAPPWEILHPSLQELFVRCFEDGHNNPQLRPNAQTWLSAIAEAEDSLITCTTNPQHRYNNHMPSCPWCERTVRLGGRDPFPSHRAIEAREHLQPRIKAKKRYTQTPHFPQRSMSPHLGNYWQPVITPSGSSYKRSKKSKLYPVICCLLGFGLLGYADVMIKFTQPLVSQNSYTQQTLKSRQTINKLSFADYFQQGDAAYKDRDYEKAIASFTAAIEQQPTHTTAIVNRGNARYNLKDYEGAVTDYSQALKINPNQTKALVNRGNARYMLAEYSNDPDTEYNLAIADYNRAIGLDKNEIEAYIRRGIVRTQMAKYSGESQQAYKRAIADFTQVIKRNVSKAEAYFQRGVVYYQIAQYSSNYEQEYNQAIADFNQALTISPKLAKVYLKRGMVRYELAQYGGSESNKNQAKAIEDVQASAKMFLEQDDMDNYQQALSNLCVVVENKCDPLFQSSSNLEKTN comes from the coding sequence ATGCAGGTACTACGTTGTTCCCCTAGAAAAGAAATCCTCAGCCTCAATGTCAGTTTGGGGCGTGGCGGTGAAGCTTGTGTTTATGCAGTGCCATCTGATAATGACTTGGTGGCGAAGATTTACCACAAGCCAACTACAGCCCATGCTGATAAATTACAGGCGATGCTTGCCAACCCGCCAGAAAACCCGACAGCTAGTTTGGGTCATATCTCTATCGCTTGGCCAGAGGATTTATTGCGGACACCAGATGGCAAAAATAGCATCTTGGGCTTTTTGATGCCACGGATTCAGGGGATGCGTCCAATCATCGACTTTTACAACCCCAGAACCCGTCGTCAACACTGTCCCCTATTCAACTATCAGTACCTGCTCCGCACGGCTCGTAACTTGGCGGCAGCAATTGCTGCTTTGCACGCTAGTGGATATTGCATTGGTGATGTGAACGAGTCAAATATCCTCGTCAGTGACACCGCACTGGTGACTTTGATAGACACAGACTCTTTCCAAGTACTCGACCCCAACAGCAATGTTGTTTATCGCTGCCCAGTCGGAAAACCAGAGTTTACGCCACCAGAACTACAGAATAAAACTTTTGCCCAACACGATCGCGAAATTTCTCACGATTTATTTGGGTTAGCAGTGCTGGTATTCCAACTCTTAATGGAAGGCACTCACCCATTTTCGGGGATTTTTCAAGGCTCTATTGAGCCACCGCCCTACGAAGCCCGCATTGCATCAGGGCATTTCACTTATAGCCAAAAGCGGTACGTACCCTATCTACCTACCCCCATTGCACCCCCTTGGGAAATTCTTCATCCCAGCCTACAAGAACTATTTGTCCGTTGTTTTGAAGATGGTCACAACAACCCACAACTGCGCCCCAATGCCCAGACTTGGCTCTCAGCCATCGCTGAAGCCGAAGATTCCTTAATTACCTGCACCACAAATCCCCAGCATCGCTACAACAACCACATGCCTAGCTGTCCGTGGTGTGAACGTACCGTGCGATTAGGTGGACGCGACCCCTTCCCATCACATCGGGCTATAGAAGCTAGAGAACATCTCCAACCGCGAATCAAAGCGAAAAAGCGCTACACCCAGACACCGCATTTTCCCCAGCGCAGTATGTCACCGCACTTAGGTAATTATTGGCAGCCAGTAATTACTCCAAGCGGTTCATCTTATAAACGTTCCAAAAAGTCAAAATTGTACCCGGTTATTTGTTGTTTGCTGGGTTTCGGTTTATTGGGTTATGCCGACGTAATGATTAAATTTACTCAGCCGTTGGTTTCCCAAAATTCTTACACTCAACAAACATTAAAGTCTCGCCAGACGATTAATAAACTTAGCTTCGCTGACTACTTTCAGCAGGGTGATGCTGCTTACAAAGACCGAGACTATGAAAAAGCAATTGCCAGCTTTACCGCAGCAATTGAACAACAACCAACACATACCACAGCAATTGTAAATCGGGGCAATGCCCGCTATAACCTCAAAGACTACGAAGGAGCAGTTACAGATTATAGCCAAGCTCTCAAAATCAATCCCAATCAAACCAAAGCCCTTGTGAATCGGGGTAATGCCCGCTATATGCTCGCCGAATATAGCAACGATCCTGATACAGAGTATAACCTAGCGATCGCAGACTATAATCGAGCCATCGGTCTGGATAAGAACGAAATTGAAGCTTATATCAGACGAGGGATTGTCCGCACCCAAATGGCTAAATATAGCGGTGAATCTCAACAAGCTTACAAAAGAGCGATTGCAGATTTCACTCAGGTTATAAAACGTAATGTATCGAAAGCAGAAGCTTATTTTCAGCGAGGTGTTGTCTATTATCAAATTGCTCAATATAGCAGCAATTATGAACAAGAATACAATCAAGCGATCGCTGACTTTAACCAAGCATTAACTATCAGCCCTAAATTAGCAAAAGTATATCTCAAACGAGGTATGGTTCGTTATGAACTGGCACAATATGGTGGTAGTGAATCTAACAAAAATCAGGCGAAAGCGATCGAAGATGTACAGGCATCTGCCAAAATGTTTCTTGAGCAAGATGATATGGATAATTATCAGCAAGCACTCAGTAACTTATGTGTAGTCGTAGAAAACAAATGCGATCCTTTATTTCAAAGCTCAAGTAATTTGGAAAAAACTAACTAA
- the rfbF gene encoding glucose-1-phosphate cytidylyltransferase gives MKAVILAGGLGTRLSEETSIRPKPMVEIGGKPILWHIMKTYSAHGINDFIICCGYKGYIIKEYFANYFLHMSDVTFDMRFNQMNVHSGYAEPWRVTLVNTGDNTMTGGRLKRIREHLGNETFCFTYGDGVSNINITELVKFHKEQNTLGTLTAVQPAGRFGAISLGYEQTKITSFREKPEGDGAWINGGYFVLEPEVINLIADDSTVWEQEPLEKLADMEQLSAFKHDGFWQPMDTLRDKNYLEGLWKSSQAPWKAW, from the coding sequence ATGAAAGCGGTGATTTTGGCTGGAGGGCTTGGTACACGCCTCAGTGAAGAAACTAGTATCAGACCCAAGCCGATGGTTGAGATTGGTGGTAAGCCAATTCTCTGGCACATAATGAAGACTTACTCCGCCCACGGCATTAATGACTTCATAATTTGTTGCGGTTACAAAGGTTACATAATTAAGGAGTATTTTGCTAACTACTTCTTACACATGTCAGATGTTACCTTTGATATGCGATTCAACCAGATGAACGTGCATTCTGGTTATGCAGAACCCTGGCGTGTTACCTTAGTCAATACGGGTGATAATACCATGACAGGCGGACGCTTAAAGCGAATCAGGGAACATCTTGGTAATGAGACCTTTTGCTTTACTTATGGTGATGGTGTAAGTAATATTAATATCACCGAGCTAGTGAAGTTTCATAAAGAGCAAAATACATTAGGAACACTCACAGCGGTTCAACCAGCCGGACGTTTTGGAGCCATTTCCTTGGGATATGAGCAAACTAAAATTACCAGCTTTCGGGAAAAACCTGAAGGTGATGGAGCTTGGATTAATGGCGGTTATTTTGTGTTAGAACCAGAAGTAATCAATTTGATTGCTGATGACTCTACAGTATGGGAGCAAGAGCCATTAGAAAAGTTAGCTGATATGGAACAACTATCTGCTTTCAAACATGATGGTTTTTGGCAACCAATGGATACTTTACGCGATAAAAACTATCTAGAGGGGCTATGGAAAAGCAGTCAGGCTCCTTGGAAGGCATGGTAA
- a CDS encoding response regulator transcription factor yields the protein MATVLVVEDTPSQLELINSFLRDSGYTVIKAYDAKDGMSKAINHHLDAIITDVVMPEISGFEFCRQLKKNPVTQKVPIIICSSKNQPIDRIWGMRQGANVYLTKPFTKQQLLNALKSLVE from the coding sequence ATGGCTACAGTGTTGGTTGTTGAAGATACTCCTTCTCAATTGGAATTAATCAATAGTTTTTTAAGAGACAGTGGATACACGGTGATTAAAGCTTATGATGCCAAAGATGGCATGAGCAAAGCAATAAATCACCATTTGGATGCAATTATTACTGATGTGGTAATGCCAGAAATTAGCGGTTTTGAATTCTGCCGTCAATTAAAAAAAAATCCAGTGACTCAAAAAGTACCAATTATTATTTGTAGTTCTAAAAATCAGCCAATTGATAGGATTTGGGGAATGCGACAAGGTGCAAATGTTTATTTAACGAAGCCTTTTACTAAACAGCAATTACTAAATGCACTCAAATCTCTTGTAGAGTGA
- a CDS encoding PP2C family serine/threonine-protein phosphatase: MKISKQIAQWRIVAASVCGTSHLKNKQLCQDAHHWQILSDNVLVAAAADGAGSASLGKVGAMIAVETAIESISTKGITQKVLSDDAFVRSLLNDAILAAKKAVEAEAATCDKQPQDLATTLIMMVATPEVVAVVQIGDGLAVAKDSAGNLLALTIPDSGEYINETTFLTSPTALDTAQMRLWRTEIVNVGIITDGLQMLALNMVVGEPHKPFFFPLFEFVANTEDKTEAKEQLVKFLRSDRITQRTDDDLTLIIAAFNDS; this comes from the coding sequence ATGAAAATATCAAAACAGATTGCTCAATGGCGGATTGTGGCTGCGTCGGTATGTGGTACAAGTCACTTAAAAAACAAGCAGTTATGTCAGGATGCTCATCACTGGCAAATATTGTCTGATAATGTTTTAGTGGCAGCCGCAGCAGATGGTGCGGGTTCTGCTAGCCTTGGGAAAGTGGGAGCGATGATTGCTGTGGAGACAGCAATAGAAAGTATTTCCACCAAAGGAATCACCCAAAAAGTTTTAAGTGATGATGCGTTTGTGCGATCGCTCTTAAATGATGCCATACTAGCTGCCAAAAAAGCTGTGGAGGCTGAAGCGGCTACTTGTGACAAACAGCCTCAAGATTTAGCAACTACCTTAATTATGATGGTTGCCACACCAGAAGTTGTAGCTGTAGTGCAAATAGGTGATGGTTTGGCAGTGGCAAAAGATAGCGCTGGCAATCTCCTCGCTCTAACTATACCTGATAGCGGCGAGTACATCAACGAAACCACTTTTTTAACTTCTCCTACTGCCTTAGATACAGCGCAGATGAGATTATGGCGCACCGAGATAGTTAATGTTGGTATCATCACCGACGGACTACAAATGCTGGCTTTGAATATGGTTGTTGGAGAACCTCACAAACCATTCTTTTTTCCACTGTTTGAATTTGTAGCTAATACCGAAGATAAGACAGAAGCGAAGGAGCAGTTAGTAAAGTTTTTACGCTCAGACCGAATTACACAACGCACTGATGATGATTTAACACTCATTATAGCTGCATTCAACGACTCATGA
- a CDS encoding type II toxin-antitoxin system VapB family antitoxin, with protein sequence MATNLEIDENLIKEALKLGGHPTKDAVVEEALREYVQLRKQLKILELFGMIEYDDDYDYKQHYRSG encoded by the coding sequence ATGGCTACTAATCTAGAAATTGACGAAAACTTAATTAAGGAAGCTCTCAAACTTGGTGGTCATCCAACTAAGGACGCGGTTGTTGAAGAGGCATTACGAGAGTATGTGCAACTTCGAAAGCAACTGAAAATTCTGGAGCTATTTGGCATGATTGAATACGATGATGATTATGACTATAAGCAACATTATCGGAGTGGATGA